One window of Clostridia bacterium genomic DNA carries:
- a CDS encoding penicillin-binding transpeptidase domain-containing protein, with protein MRKILIILICTILFLVGCQKTDPIETVENYLTLWKNQKYQEMYQMLPSEVSSHISEQEFVSTYQEALSDIKLIDFEITDDEPIKEDGNTYLHVTAKFDAQDILQFQQEYAFPIVLEDREWKIDWDYNLIFPDLQQGDKVETVIGKAPERGTIYDSFDNILAVDGEAYTVGAVPEAIPDENQFAEELSSILELNKDYILEQLHQKWVKPDSFVPLRHLPLSISDEYKQDILSVEGVMLSQKQKTARNYPAEDLFSHAVGYVQTLTKEELEKRPQDDYISGDIAGKQGIESAMEETLSGQRGYSVVIKDKDGSQKQVITEKPESPGADIVLTLDSKLQSAVYQALANSKGSIVALHPNTGEVLAMVSNPPYDPNMFSVGMLPSIWKELSENPDNPLINRTIKALYPPGSTFKPFTAAAALEEGIISPDTIVKEAQNEEWKPSDAWGNHSVKRIPHPKGDVNLRNALVWSDNIYFAWTALQLKEDKFEKHLNDYGMEDALPFTLSVSKSQIKKDDTKWSEPLLADSGYGQGEVLTTPLQLAAMYTAFCNDGDMLLPQIVKEIRDPSGQEQKTFKTETWKQNAMSSDTADIILDYLIDVVEDPTGTGNKIKTPGLKIAAKTGTSQVGTDNKNQIAWLVAFTMDNENPLLLSIALEVPSGQGGSKFDIAKQIFQSYYQIQ; from the coding sequence ATGAGAAAAATATTGATAATACTTATTTGTACAATACTGTTTTTGGTAGGATGTCAAAAAACCGATCCTATCGAGACAGTAGAAAATTATTTGACTCTATGGAAAAATCAAAAATATCAAGAAATGTATCAAATGTTGCCTTCAGAAGTTTCCTCCCATATAAGCGAACAAGAATTTGTTTCAACATATCAAGAGGCGCTATCTGATATAAAACTTATAGATTTTGAAATAACAGACGATGAACCTATAAAAGAAGACGGAAATACATACCTTCATGTTACTGCAAAATTCGATGCCCAAGATATACTCCAATTCCAACAAGAGTATGCTTTTCCTATTGTGCTGGAGGATAGGGAATGGAAGATAGACTGGGACTATAATTTGATATTTCCCGATCTACAACAGGGTGACAAAGTAGAGACCGTTATTGGAAAAGCACCTGAACGGGGCACAATATATGACAGCTTTGATAACATTTTGGCTGTGGATGGTGAAGCATATACCGTAGGGGCTGTTCCCGAGGCAATCCCCGATGAAAATCAATTTGCTGAGGAATTATCTTCAATACTAGAATTAAACAAGGATTATATATTAGAACAGCTGCATCAAAAATGGGTAAAGCCGGATTCTTTTGTTCCTTTGAGGCATCTCCCATTAAGCATATCAGATGAATACAAGCAAGATATACTATCGGTAGAAGGTGTTATGTTGTCTCAAAAGCAAAAAACTGCACGTAATTACCCTGCTGAAGACCTGTTTTCTCACGCAGTGGGGTATGTGCAAACCTTGACTAAAGAAGAACTGGAAAAAAGGCCCCAAGATGACTATATATCCGGTGACATTGCAGGAAAACAAGGAATTGAATCAGCTATGGAAGAAACCCTATCAGGACAAAGAGGTTACAGTGTTGTAATAAAGGATAAGGATGGCTCCCAAAAGCAAGTGATCACGGAAAAACCCGAAAGCCCAGGAGCTGACATAGTGCTTACTCTGGATTCCAAGCTTCAATCAGCTGTATATCAAGCATTAGCAAATTCCAAGGGGAGCATAGTTGCTTTACATCCTAATACAGGTGAGGTATTGGCCATGGTCAGCAACCCACCCTATGATCCTAATATGTTTTCTGTGGGAATGCTTCCATCTATTTGGAAGGAACTGTCTGAAAATCCTGACAACCCATTGATAAACAGAACTATAAAAGCCCTTTATCCTCCAGGTTCTACTTTCAAGCCCTTTACTGCTGCCGCTGCATTGGAAGAAGGAATAATATCTCCTGATACAATAGTGAAGGAAGCACAAAATGAAGAATGGAAGCCTTCCGACGCATGGGGAAATCATTCGGTCAAAAGGATACCCCACCCTAAAGGAGATGTAAACCTGAGAAATGCCTTGGTATGGTCTGACAACATCTATTTTGCCTGGACTGCATTGCAGCTTAAAGAAGATAAGTTTGAAAAACATTTGAATGACTACGGTATGGAAGATGCACTGCCGTTTACGCTTTCTGTTTCAAAGTCTCAAATTAAAAAAGATGATACTAAGTGGAGTGAACCATTATTAGCTGATAGCGGCTATGGACAGGGAGAGGTTCTAACCACTCCTCTTCAACTGGCTGCTATGTACACCGCCTTTTGTAATGATGGGGATATGCTCCTACCTCAAATAGTTAAAGAAATAAGAGATCCTTCAGGTCAAGAACAAAAAACATTTAAAACCGAAACTTGGAAACAAAATGCTATGTCTTCCGATACCGCTGATATCATTTTAGATTATCTTATAGACGTTGTAGAAGATCCTACAGGTACCGGCAATAAAATCAAAACTCCCGGGTTGAAGATCGCCGCTAAAACAGGAACATCACAAGTAGGCACCGATAACAAAAACCAGATTGCATGGCTGGTAGCGTTTACTATGGACAATGAAAACCCTCTTCTA